A DNA window from Sphingopyxis macrogoltabida contains the following coding sequences:
- a CDS encoding SDR family NAD(P)-dependent oxidoreductase — translation MAHEGCGAADLAGEGSMEGRLSGKIILLSGGTRGMGEAQVRGMVHEGAQVVFGGRDRDAGTAIAASLDGKAHFVPLDVTRPEEWKVAVDFAVERFGRIDGLVNNAGVGATRPLIEISDEEWADIIAVNQNGVFWGMREGARVMLESGGGSIVNVASPAGTKAHANLVAYSAAKAAVIGMSRAAAKELAPSGIRVNVLIPGFFATRLLTETTNSEALVRGAQLTPLGRVAQPEESVGAVLFLLSDESSFVTGTEVVVDGGYTA, via the coding sequence ATGGCCCATGAGGGCTGTGGTGCCGCAGATCTTGCGGGAGAAGGTTCGATGGAAGGCCGGTTGTCGGGGAAAATAATTCTTCTGTCGGGCGGGACCCGAGGGATGGGCGAAGCGCAGGTTCGCGGAATGGTACACGAGGGCGCGCAGGTCGTTTTCGGCGGCCGGGACCGGGACGCGGGAACGGCGATCGCGGCATCGCTCGACGGCAAAGCCCATTTTGTGCCGCTCGACGTCACCAGGCCCGAGGAATGGAAGGTTGCAGTCGACTTCGCGGTGGAGCGTTTCGGCCGGATCGACGGGCTTGTGAACAATGCAGGGGTCGGTGCCACACGCCCGCTGATCGAAATCAGCGACGAGGAGTGGGCCGACATTATCGCGGTCAACCAGAATGGCGTATTCTGGGGCATGCGCGAGGGCGCGCGCGTGATGCTGGAATCGGGCGGCGGCTCGATCGTCAATGTCGCATCGCCTGCGGGCACGAAAGCCCATGCGAATCTCGTCGCCTATTCGGCCGCAAAAGCAGCAGTGATCGGGATGTCGCGGGCGGCGGCCAAGGAACTCGCGCCCAGCGGCATTCGCGTCAATGTCCTGATCCCGGGTTTTTTCGCAACGCGTCTGCTGACCGAGACGACGAACAGCGAGGCCCTCGTCCGCGGGGCGCAGTTGACGCCGCTCGGGCGGGTCGCGCAACCGGAAGAGAGCGTTGGTGCGGTCCTGTTCCTGCTTTCGGACGAAAGCAGCTTCGTAACGGGTACTGAGGTCGTCGTCGACGGCGGCTACACCGCCTGA
- a CDS encoding M14 family metallopeptidase has protein sequence MTKSNIYPIGTPGEPWGAAEIEAWRNQQSRQRRYDVDIMPRIDALAGRYDRVVYGELDYAGETYPLLALRDRSFAPHLPTALVTGGVHGYETSGVLGALTFMETAASDYAGKVNLLAIPCVSPWAYERINRWNYDAVDPNRNFRPDGPAREATALIELIASVQSPFLMHIDLHETTDTDASEFGPARAARDGKVNDLELIPDGFYVVDDSANRQPAFQQAIIAAVESVTHIAPPDDNGEIIGSPVVAHGVIEYPLQELGLCGAITGARYTTTTEVYPDSPRTSPEECIEAQVAAVRAAIDFALANP, from the coding sequence ATGACCAAGTCGAATATTTATCCGATAGGAACGCCGGGCGAGCCTTGGGGCGCCGCCGAAATCGAAGCGTGGCGGAACCAGCAATCGCGCCAGCGCCGCTACGATGTCGATATCATGCCCCGTATCGACGCATTGGCCGGACGCTATGATCGGGTGGTTTATGGCGAGCTTGATTATGCCGGGGAAACATACCCGCTGCTCGCGCTTCGCGACCGCTCGTTCGCGCCCCATCTTCCGACCGCCCTCGTGACGGGAGGCGTGCATGGTTACGAGACGAGCGGCGTCCTCGGCGCGCTGACGTTTATGGAAACCGCCGCATCGGACTATGCGGGCAAGGTCAATCTTCTCGCGATTCCCTGCGTCAGCCCGTGGGCCTATGAGCGTATCAACCGATGGAATTACGACGCCGTCGATCCGAACCGCAACTTTCGTCCCGACGGGCCGGCGCGCGAAGCGACGGCGCTCATCGAGTTGATCGCGTCGGTACAGTCGCCATTTCTGATGCATATCGACCTTCATGAAACGACCGACACCGACGCCAGCGAATTCGGGCCCGCGCGCGCGGCGCGCGACGGTAAGGTCAACGATCTGGAACTGATCCCCGACGGCTTTTATGTCGTCGACGACAGCGCGAATCGGCAGCCCGCATTCCAGCAGGCGATTATCGCCGCGGTCGAGAGCGTAACCCACATCGCTCCCCCCGACGACAATGGCGAAATCATCGGCTCACCGGTCGTGGCCCATGGCGTGATCGAATATCCGCTGCAGGAGCTTGGTCTCTGCGGCGCGATCACGGGAGCGCGATATACGACAACCACCGAAGTCTATCCGGACAGCCCGCGGACATCGCCGGAGGAGTGCATCGAGGCGCAGGTCGCGGCGGTGCGCGCCGCCATCGACTTTGCACTCGCCAATCCCTGA
- a CDS encoding metal-dependent hydrolase family protein: protein MNMTALRWGLGVAAAVLVSSFSVGVQAQDPAASETLFRNVRVLDVVKGQLGAPTNVLIEGGRIAKIGGDITPRGPAKIVEGGGRTLMPGMIDVHVHLTFGALTMPQMLSPDLTPEKAEDAAGRQAHDMLLRGFTAVRDAGGPIFGLKRRIDAGDVVGPRVWPSGAVISQTSGHGDFRLPSERSRKFGGTVSRSELFGANFIADGTSEVLTATRENLRFGASQIKLMAGGGTSSDYDPIDVTQYTFEEMKAAADAAADWNTYVMVHAYTPRAVRRAIDAGVKCIEHGQLLDEATLRVMAEKGIWLSTQTLADDNPNMDPNRREKRREILANNAALWQNAKKLGVKLAWGTDFLFEPELNAEQNAYLIRLKSWFTPAEIVKLVTYDNAQLLALSGPRTPYAGKLGVVEEGALADLILVDGDPLARIDLLGDPAKNFDVIMKDGKFYKGGQ, encoded by the coding sequence ATGAACATGACGGCTTTGCGTTGGGGACTGGGTGTTGCGGCGGCGGTCCTCGTTTCTTCCTTCTCCGTCGGCGTACAGGCTCAGGATCCGGCGGCATCCGAAACGTTGTTCCGCAATGTCCGCGTGCTCGACGTGGTGAAGGGGCAGTTGGGTGCGCCGACCAATGTGTTGATCGAGGGCGGCCGTATCGCGAAGATCGGCGGTGACATCACTCCGCGCGGGCCTGCGAAAATCGTCGAAGGCGGCGGCCGCACGTTGATGCCGGGCATGATCGACGTGCATGTCCACTTGACCTTCGGCGCACTGACGATGCCGCAGATGCTGTCGCCCGACCTCACCCCCGAAAAGGCCGAGGATGCCGCCGGGCGCCAGGCGCATGATATGTTGCTGCGAGGGTTTACGGCAGTGCGCGACGCGGGCGGTCCGATTTTCGGTCTCAAGCGGCGGATCGACGCCGGCGATGTCGTCGGGCCGCGCGTCTGGCCGTCGGGGGCGGTGATTTCGCAGACCAGCGGGCATGGCGACTTCCGGCTGCCGAGCGAGCGGTCGCGGAAATTCGGCGGAACGGTTTCGCGATCCGAACTGTTCGGTGCCAATTTCATCGCCGACGGCACCAGCGAAGTGCTGACCGCGACGCGCGAGAATCTGCGTTTCGGTGCCAGCCAGATTAAGCTGATGGCGGGCGGCGGGACCTCGTCGGATTACGATCCGATCGACGTCACCCAATATACGTTCGAGGAGATGAAGGCTGCCGCCGACGCCGCGGCGGACTGGAACACCTATGTGATGGTCCACGCCTATACGCCGCGCGCGGTTCGCCGGGCGATCGACGCGGGCGTGAAATGCATCGAGCATGGCCAGCTTCTCGACGAGGCGACGCTCCGCGTGATGGCCGAGAAGGGCATCTGGCTTTCGACCCAGACGCTGGCCGACGACAATCCGAACATGGACCCCAACCGGCGGGAAAAGCGTCGCGAGATCCTCGCCAACAATGCGGCGCTTTGGCAGAATGCGAAGAAGCTCGGCGTGAAGCTTGCCTGGGGCACCGACTTTCTGTTCGAGCCCGAACTCAACGCCGAACAGAACGCCTATCTGATCCGATTGAAGTCGTGGTTCACCCCGGCCGAGATCGTCAAGCTGGTGACCTATGACAATGCGCAGCTTCTTGCGCTGTCCGGCCCCCGGACGCCCTATGCGGGGAAACTCGGCGTGGTCGAGGAAGGCGCGCTCGCCGATCTCATCCTTGTCGACGGCGATCCGCTCGCCAGAATCGACCTGCTCGGCGATCCGGCAAAGAATTTCGACGTGATCATGAAGGATGGCAAATTCTACAAAGGCGGCCAGTGA
- a CDS encoding HdeD family acid-resistance protein — protein sequence MSTLSMMLRFAGVFSVICGVLAILNPLAATMAAVTLAAIALVLSGGIQLAGAFFETGWRTRAPSLLTAGAALALGLSILFHPVAGAQALTILMGILLLVSGLGKLVLSFSHREDSSFWPLLVSGAVSLLLALLVYRHLQGGRSAILGTFLGVELMLNGLALLAVAALGRRVLAEVRG from the coding sequence GTGTCGACCCTGTCCATGATGCTCCGTTTCGCAGGCGTCTTTTCGGTAATCTGCGGCGTTCTTGCGATCCTCAACCCGCTGGCCGCAACGATGGCGGCGGTCACGCTCGCCGCCATTGCCCTGGTCCTGTCGGGCGGAATTCAGCTTGCCGGCGCCTTTTTCGAAACGGGATGGCGGACGCGCGCGCCATCGCTGCTGACGGCGGGCGCCGCGCTCGCGCTTGGCCTTTCGATCCTGTTTCATCCGGTCGCCGGCGCCCAGGCGCTCACCATCCTGATGGGCATATTGCTGCTGGTTTCTGGGCTCGGCAAACTGGTGTTGAGCTTCTCGCACCGCGAGGATTCGAGCTTCTGGCCGCTCCTCGTTTCGGGCGCTGTTTCGCTGCTGCTCGCGCTGCTCGTCTATCGTCACCTCCAGGGCGGGCGCTCCGCCATATTGGGCACGTTCCTGGGCGTCGAACTGATGCTCAACGGATTGGCGTTGCTGGCGGTCGCGGCGCTTGGCCGCCGGGTTCTCGCGGAGGTGCGGGGCTGA